The window GTACTTGTTCTTTTAATTCTTTCTTACGTTCGCGGGAAACGTATTTCTTTCCCTGCTCTTTGACCTTGCGCTCTTCTTCACGAACCGCAATTGCAACGTGCTTTTTCATAACAGCCGCAGGGATACGTCGTGTGTCGAGGCGTAAAGAAAAGGTAAGGTAAGCACCTTTTTCTGGTGGCGCTGTGTGCCAGTGGGAATCAAGCATGTCGTCAAAACACACCCAGCCCCAACCACGTTCCTCGGCAGAGTCTTCAATCTCTTTGAAGGAAAACATGCGAAGTTTCTCAGGAATTTCTGGCCAGAGCTCTTTAGGAACAGGCTCTGTAATCTTATATCGAGTAAATGAAGTACTGGCGTTTAAAAAACCCATGTTGCTCTCCTTATGTATATGGGAGTGTGTAGCGCATCTTTGAATAGTACGCCAGATTATAAGATACAACGTGGTCGAGTGACAAATTGAAAAAATATATAACGTAAAAACAGAATGTTAAAAGCGTAGTGTAAGGAAAAATAAAAAAACGTGTTGACTTGTGAATAAAAGAGCGTAGATTCCCTCTCCGCTGCAGATGAGGCAGCAACACAGCTTTCGACGCGAAAGTGACGAAGAATTTATTTTTGGAAAATTGTTGACACGAGAGTGTC is drawn from Halodesulfovibrio sp. MK-HDV and contains these coding sequences:
- the rdgC gene encoding recombination-associated protein RdgC yields the protein MGFLNASTSFTRYKITEPVPKELWPEIPEKLRMFSFKEIEDSAEERGWGWVCFDDMLDSHWHTAPPEKGAYLTFSLRLDTRRIPAAVMKKHVAIAVREEERKVKEQGKKYVSRERKKELKEQVQLKLRARSFPVPAEFHVVWNMQNNDVYFASTQSKMLELFVDYFAQTFGVDLEPMTPYSLAISLLGEDAAEKLDTLEPTNFA